In Asanoa sp. WMMD1127, one genomic interval encodes:
- a CDS encoding HAMP domain-containing sensor histidine kinase: MRWRLTLLVAATTTLTLVAFLVPLALLLRDVAEDRATDRATADVQGIVPVVGTADRADIEIVVEQLNAAGRRVTVFLPEGGAPVGAQAARTPAVELAATGTSLTAARDGGREIVIGVGRSGGTAVIRTVVPEADLHAGVTRAWLVLAALGLVLVVVGLLVADRLARSLVRPIDDLSAVSHRLARAELGARAVPTGPPEVREVAGALNHLAERIQVLLREEREQVADLSHRLRTPLTALRLEAESVRDPDERARVTAGVDALERAVTGLIRQARWRSAPSASATCDAVEVVRDRVEFWSVLAEDTGRAVRLSSVDGPLPVGVAADELAAAVDAVLGNVFAHTPDGTPFAVTLSADRVLVVSDAGPGLSAAVVSRGVSQGGGTGLGLDIARRAAAGGLDISDNPGGGAVVTLRLAAPPSS; this comes from the coding sequence GTGAGGTGGCGGCTGACCCTGCTGGTCGCGGCCACCACGACCCTGACGCTCGTCGCCTTTCTCGTGCCCTTGGCGCTGCTGCTGCGGGACGTTGCGGAGGACCGCGCGACCGACCGGGCGACCGCCGACGTGCAAGGTATCGTGCCGGTGGTCGGCACGGCCGACCGCGCGGACATCGAAATCGTCGTCGAACAGCTCAACGCCGCGGGTCGGCGGGTCACGGTGTTCCTGCCGGAGGGTGGCGCACCGGTCGGCGCCCAGGCCGCGCGTACCCCCGCCGTGGAGCTGGCCGCCACCGGCACCAGCCTGACCGCGGCCCGGGACGGCGGGCGGGAGATCGTGATCGGCGTCGGGCGCTCCGGCGGCACCGCGGTGATCCGGACCGTCGTACCGGAGGCTGATCTGCATGCCGGCGTGACCCGGGCCTGGCTCGTGCTCGCGGCGCTCGGTCTGGTGCTGGTCGTGGTCGGGCTGCTCGTCGCGGACCGGTTGGCGCGTAGCCTCGTGCGGCCGATCGACGACCTCTCCGCGGTCTCCCACCGGTTGGCGCGTGCCGAACTGGGCGCCCGAGCCGTCCCGACCGGCCCGCCGGAGGTGCGCGAGGTGGCGGGGGCGCTCAACCACCTGGCCGAGCGGATCCAGGTGCTGCTGCGTGAGGAACGCGAGCAGGTGGCCGACCTGTCGCATCGGCTCCGGACGCCGCTGACCGCGCTGCGGCTGGAGGCCGAGTCGGTGCGCGATCCGGACGAGCGGGCGCGGGTGACCGCCGGCGTGGATGCGCTCGAACGGGCGGTGACCGGGTTGATCCGCCAAGCGCGGTGGCGCAGCGCGCCGTCGGCCTCGGCGACGTGCGATGCGGTCGAGGTGGTGCGGGACCGGGTCGAGTTCTGGTCGGTGTTGGCGGAGGACACCGGGCGCGCGGTGCGACTGTCGTCGGTGGATGGTCCGTTGCCCGTCGGCGTGGCGGCGGACGAGCTCGCGGCCGCCGTGGACGCGGTGCTCGGCAACGTGTTCGCCCACACTCCGGACGGGACGCCGTTCGCGGTGACGCTCTCCGCCGACCGGGTGCTGGTGGTCTCGGACGCCGGTCCGGGGCTCTCCGCGGCCGTGGTGTCGCGGGGGGTGAGCCAGGGTGGCGGGACCGGCCTGGGCCTCGACATCGCCCGGCGGGCAGCGGCCGGCGGCCTAGACATCTCCGACAATCCAGGCGGAGGTGCGGTGGTCACGCTGCGGCTCGCCGCGCCGCCGAGTTCTTAA
- a CDS encoding PepSY domain-containing protein, whose product MKRTPVIITLAGMAALAVTGTALAVGAAAEDDAPVALTGLGSAIATADPSASPTDEPSGTPSASPSGSATATTPPVSGGIDTAAAARIALDRVGGGTVTEVESEQEHGVSTWQVEVERDGVEHDVYVDRANGGIVKADSEADDDDDDDDDDRDDDDDDRDGDDD is encoded by the coding sequence ATGAAGCGCACACCGGTGATCATCACGCTGGCCGGGATGGCGGCCCTCGCCGTCACGGGTACGGCGCTGGCCGTCGGCGCCGCCGCCGAGGACGACGCGCCCGTCGCCCTCACCGGTCTGGGCAGCGCGATCGCCACTGCCGATCCCAGCGCGTCGCCGACGGACGAGCCCAGCGGTACCCCGTCCGCCTCCCCGAGCGGATCCGCGACGGCGACGACGCCGCCGGTCTCGGGTGGGATCGACACCGCCGCCGCTGCGCGCATCGCGCTCGACCGGGTCGGCGGCGGCACGGTCACCGAGGTCGAGTCGGAACAGGAGCACGGCGTCTCGACCTGGCAGGTCGAGGTCGAGCGGGACGGCGTCGAGCACGACGTCTACGTCGACCGGGCCAACGGCGGCATCGTCAAGGCCGACAGCGAAGCGGACGACGATGACGACGACGACGATGACGACCGGGACGATGACGACGACGACCGGGACGGTGACGACGACTGA
- a CDS encoding ornithine cyclodeaminase family protein yields the protein MTLLLGRRDIAAAVDVGAALDLLAAGFRAGAAGPPPLRIRTDLPGPGTATCLMPGLLPDVPAYTVKVNAKFPAASPALRGVVCLHSLADGELLALLDSASVTAWRTGLAAALATHTLAPPEATTLGFVGAGAQAATTLAGLRHLRPWTRIVATDLDPARAAALPAEVLPSATAVTTAADVVVLATWSRAPLLGLADVRPGQHLTSLGADEPGKRELAADLLAASRLVVDDVDLALTGGALGSAGLTADASAGTLGDVLRGDLPAVAPADAPSVYSPVGLPWQDLALSWSVYRQGGGTTVDLLS from the coding sequence GTGACCTTGCTCCTTGGCCGCCGCGACATCGCCGCGGCCGTCGACGTCGGCGCCGCGCTGGACCTGCTGGCCGCCGGTTTCCGCGCCGGCGCCGCCGGCCCACCGCCGCTGCGGATCCGCACCGACCTGCCCGGCCCCGGCACTGCGACCTGCCTGATGCCGGGGCTGCTGCCGGACGTGCCGGCCTACACGGTGAAAGTCAACGCCAAGTTCCCCGCCGCGTCGCCGGCCCTGCGGGGCGTCGTCTGCCTGCACTCGCTGGCCGACGGCGAGCTGCTCGCCCTGCTCGACTCGGCCAGCGTCACCGCGTGGCGCACGGGCCTCGCGGCCGCCCTGGCCACCCACACGCTGGCGCCGCCGGAGGCGACCACGCTCGGCTTCGTCGGCGCCGGGGCTCAGGCCGCCACCACCCTGGCCGGGCTGCGCCACCTGCGCCCGTGGACCCGGATCGTCGCGACCGACCTCGACCCGGCCCGGGCCGCCGCCCTGCCGGCCGAGGTGCTCCCGTCGGCGACCGCCGTGACCACCGCGGCCGACGTGGTCGTGCTGGCCACCTGGTCCCGTGCGCCGCTGCTCGGGCTCGCCGACGTGCGGCCCGGCCAGCACCTGACGTCGCTGGGCGCGGACGAGCCCGGCAAGCGGGAGCTCGCCGCCGACCTGCTGGCCGCGAGCCGGCTCGTCGTCGACGACGTCGACCTGGCCCTGACCGGCGGTGCCCTGGGCAGCGCGGGCCTGACCGCCGACGCCTCCGCCGGCACGCTCGGCGACGTGCTGCGCGGCGACCTGCCCGCGGTCGCCCCGGCGGACGCGCCCAGCGTCTACAGCCCGGTCGGGCTGCCGTGGCAGGACCTGGCGCTGAGCTGGTCCGTCTACCGCCAGGGCGGCGGCACCACCGTGGACCTGCTGTCATGA
- a CDS encoding nucleotidyltransferase family protein, translated as MTPSTELVAHVRASAWLMAVLAAVRSADLPDAWVGAGVLRDLVWGERYGTGFDPDGVRDVDVAFFDPADLSRDRDRAATARLAAQLPAVPWEATNQAAVHTWYPAHFAGDPIAPLRSTRDGIATWPETATSVAVRLEPDDTVAVCAPHGLTDLLGGVWRRNPTQVSLARSRERLARHAPATRWPGVRVIEPT; from the coding sequence ATGACACCCTCCACCGAGCTGGTCGCGCACGTGCGGGCCAGTGCGTGGCTGATGGCGGTGCTGGCCGCGGTGCGGTCGGCGGACCTGCCGGACGCCTGGGTCGGCGCCGGCGTGCTGCGCGACCTGGTGTGGGGCGAGCGCTACGGGACGGGCTTCGACCCGGATGGCGTACGCGATGTCGACGTCGCCTTCTTCGACCCGGCCGACCTGTCGCGGGACCGCGACCGCGCGGCCACGGCCCGCCTCGCCGCCCAGCTGCCGGCCGTGCCGTGGGAGGCGACGAACCAGGCCGCCGTGCACACCTGGTATCCGGCCCACTTCGCCGGCGACCCCATCGCGCCGTTGCGCAGCACCCGCGACGGCATCGCCACCTGGCCGGAGACGGCGACCTCGGTCGCGGTGCGTCTCGAGCCCGACGACACGGTGGCCGTCTGCGCCCCGCACGGCCTGACCGACCTGCTCGGCGGAGTCTGGCGCCGCAACCCGACCCAGGTCTCGCTGGCCCGCTCCCGCGAGCGCTTGGCCCGCCACGCTCCCGCCACCCGCTGGCCCGGCGTCCGGGTCATCGAGCCGACCTGA